Proteins encoded together in one uncultured Desulfosarcina sp. window:
- a CDS encoding VCBS repeat-containing protein, with protein sequence MKRDSRWLNGVLRLFIAFFILVHSPALAEETAKRVLILPLTIHSEKDLTFLNRGIMDMMASRIGTAATVIRKDALPPGKDPIQMGRDLNADYVVTGSLTLFGNSASTDAALTAVETGDAALRFNQFGQSSGDVLNHINQFATQAGQYLAAQSAQPQVAAPTAAAPAIMVPQVAPPVQELPQPSPQPVAVPTPAPVAAAPIVATAPPAAQTAAVEKEIEPLWTSNPFKGTISALATGDVDGNGRPDIAFVHESRVMVETRNGDRLDRLAGYDAGKRHTIVALDAGDINGNGKAEVFVTRLDAYNKLDSVVLEYNGSSLQPIAGGQPWYFRVGDDPEKGPILMGQRRGTPSAIDTGGLYESKHFLSGIFELTWTGREYQAGRRLPLSQEMTIYRFARGNIFNDGKTRAIAYSASDELRIYDPAGSPQWAGQETLGGNPMFLASESSTDARTTDRTYLTQRLIPADLDGDGTVEVVTVHNRDFARGFVERFRQYTRGRVIALRWNKVNMKEIWTGEEISGYISDFSLADLNGDGRLEAVYAMVTSTGIMQTKSSNIVVEQIGELSDK encoded by the coding sequence TTGAAGCGCGATTCACGATGGCTGAATGGTGTGCTACGCCTTTTCATAGCCTTTTTTATTCTCGTTCATTCCCCCGCCCTGGCAGAAGAAACTGCCAAACGCGTTTTGATCCTGCCACTCACGATTCACTCTGAAAAAGACCTGACTTTTCTCAACAGAGGCATCATGGACATGATGGCCTCGCGCATCGGAACCGCGGCCACCGTAATCCGCAAGGATGCCCTGCCGCCGGGAAAAGACCCGATTCAGATGGGGCGCGACCTGAACGCCGATTATGTCGTCACCGGGAGCCTGACCCTTTTCGGCAACAGCGCCAGCACCGATGCGGCCCTTACCGCTGTGGAAACCGGAGACGCCGCCCTGCGGTTCAACCAGTTCGGTCAGAGCAGCGGCGATGTGCTCAATCACATCAACCAGTTTGCCACCCAGGCGGGCCAGTATCTCGCCGCGCAGTCCGCCCAACCCCAGGTCGCCGCTCCGACGGCCGCCGCCCCGGCAATCATGGTTCCTCAGGTGGCACCGCCGGTCCAGGAGCTTCCCCAGCCCAGTCCGCAACCCGTGGCTGTTCCGACACCTGCGCCGGTAGCAGCGGCACCGATAGTCGCCACGGCCCCGCCGGCCGCGCAAACCGCAGCGGTCGAGAAAGAAATCGAGCCCCTGTGGACCAGCAATCCCTTCAAGGGCACGATCAGCGCCCTGGCCACCGGGGATGTGGACGGCAACGGCCGCCCGGACATTGCCTTCGTACATGAAAGCCGGGTGATGGTCGAAACCAGGAACGGCGACCGCCTGGATCGCCTGGCGGGCTACGATGCCGGCAAACGCCACACTATCGTTGCCCTGGACGCAGGTGACATCAACGGCAACGGCAAGGCGGAAGTTTTTGTCACCCGCCTGGATGCATACAACAAGCTGGATTCCGTGGTGCTGGAGTATAACGGGTCTTCCTTGCAGCCTATTGCCGGAGGCCAACCCTGGTATTTCCGGGTCGGCGATGATCCGGAAAAAGGCCCCATCCTCATGGGCCAGCGCCGCGGCACCCCATCGGCCATCGATACCGGCGGGTTGTATGAAAGCAAGCATTTTCTTTCCGGCATCTTCGAACTGACCTGGACCGGCAGGGAATACCAGGCCGGCCGCCGCCTGCCTCTGTCTCAGGAGATGACCATTTATCGTTTCGCCCGGGGTAACATTTTCAATGACGGCAAGACCCGGGCCATCGCCTATTCGGCCAGTGACGAACTGCGTATTTACGATCCGGCCGGCAGTCCCCAGTGGGCCGGCCAGGAGACCCTGGGCGGCAACCCCATGTTTCTGGCATCCGAATCGTCCACGGACGCCCGCACCACGGACCGCACTTACCTGACCCAACGCTTGATCCCCGCCGATCTCGATGGTGACGGAACGGTGGAAGTGGTCACGGTGCACAACCGCGATTTTGCCCGGGGATTCGTTGAGCGTTTTCGCCAGTACACTCGTGGCCGGGTGATTGCCCTGCGCTGGAACAAGGTAAACATGAAGGAAATCTGGACCGGCGAAGAGATCAGCGGCTACATCAGCGATTTTTCCCTGGCCGATCTCAATGGCGACGGCCGGCTGGAGGCGGTTTACGCTATGGTGACCAGCACCGGTATCATGCAGACCAAGTCCAGCAATATTGTCGTTGAACAGATTGGTGAGTTGTCGGACAAATAG
- a CDS encoding type II toxin-antitoxin system Phd/YefM family antitoxin produces MAIIETWQLQDAKNRFSELVKKALADGPQIVTKRGVESVVVLSVKEYRKLKQPKNDLVAFFRQSPLRNVDVDLSRITGCNAGWRQT; encoded by the coding sequence ATGGCCATCATTGAAACCTGGCAATTACAGGACGCTAAAAACCGTTTCAGCGAACTGGTAAAAAAAGCGCTGGCCGACGGTCCCCAAATCGTGACCAAAAGAGGCGTGGAAAGTGTCGTGGTGCTGTCCGTCAAGGAATACCGCAAACTGAAACAGCCGAAAAACGATCTGGTTGCTTTTTTCAGGCAATCGCCGCTAAGGAATGTGGATGTCGACCTTTCCCGCATAACCGGCTGCAACGCTGGCTGGAGACAGACCTGA
- a CDS encoding transposase has product MKPTKGSHQLRKGRYDAPGYFYVLTAVTEGRKPLLEDPYAAQTVLDAMRWLGENGQIELHAGVVMPDHFHVVARRKENPLSKVMHSLKGYSAKHVNAALGRSGSV; this is encoded by the coding sequence TTGAAACCTACAAAAGGTTCCCACCAACTCCGCAAAGGCAGGTACGATGCTCCTGGGTATTTTTATGTCCTTACGGCAGTAACCGAAGGCCGTAAGCCGCTGCTTGAAGACCCATATGCCGCCCAAACGGTCCTCGATGCCATGCGATGGTTGGGTGAAAACGGACAGATCGAATTGCACGCCGGTGTGGTCATGCCGGATCATTTTCATGTGGTTGCCAGACGAAAAGAGAACCCGTTGTCAAAGGTTATGCACAGCCTGAAAGGATATTCCGCCAAACACGTCAATGCCGCTTTGGGTCGTTCAGGTTCGGTTTAG
- a CDS encoding ATP-binding protein, which produces MESAAEYPVVTVFGPRQSGKTTLARMTFPDKRYYSLENPDIRMAAESDPKGFLTQLPEGGILDEIQRLPLLLSYIQGVVDDARKPGMFILTGSHQPELHQSVSQSLAGRTAVLNLLPFSHEELLNYNEKANAFDMIVNGLFPGVHENRLSPSRFFNGYLQTYIERDIRALINLKDLSSFQQFLMLLAGRIGQVVNYNALSNDVGVSATTIKSWISVLKASFVVFELPPFFENIRKRVVKSPKLYFCDPGLAAFLLNIENTDQLLRDPLRGGLYENLWILEVLKARFNQGKKPDLFFYRDTNGNEVDLLVRQGRQLVPVEIKSAATFTPDFLKGVERFQKVVGDRCLPGFVVYNGNERFSVKGNTVLNPVLHRGLKKI; this is translated from the coding sequence TTGGAATCGGCCGCAGAATATCCGGTGGTGACCGTTTTTGGGCCGCGCCAGTCCGGGAAAACGACGCTGGCTCGTATGACCTTCCCGGACAAGCGCTATTATTCGCTGGAAAATCCCGATATCCGCATGGCAGCCGAATCGGATCCCAAAGGATTTTTAACTCAACTCCCCGAAGGTGGCATTCTGGATGAAATTCAACGACTTCCACTATTGTTGTCCTATATTCAAGGCGTCGTTGACGATGCCCGTAAACCGGGCATGTTTATCCTTACCGGAAGCCATCAACCGGAACTCCATCAGTCCGTAAGCCAATCCCTGGCGGGGCGGACAGCGGTACTGAACCTGCTTCCGTTTTCCCATGAGGAACTGCTGAATTATAATGAAAAAGCGAACGCCTTTGACATGATAGTCAACGGTTTGTTTCCGGGGGTTCATGAAAACCGGTTGTCGCCATCCAGATTTTTCAACGGCTACCTGCAAACCTATATCGAACGAGATATCCGTGCTCTGATCAATTTAAAGGATCTGTCCAGCTTCCAGCAGTTTTTAATGTTGCTGGCCGGCAGAATCGGGCAGGTCGTGAACTACAATGCGTTGAGCAACGATGTCGGCGTCAGTGCTACGACCATCAAAAGTTGGATCAGTGTGTTGAAAGCATCCTTTGTCGTTTTTGAACTGCCGCCCTTTTTTGAAAACATTCGCAAACGCGTCGTCAAATCGCCCAAATTGTATTTCTGTGATCCGGGACTTGCCGCTTTCTTGTTGAACATCGAAAACACCGATCAGTTGCTGCGTGATCCGTTAAGGGGGGGGCTTTATGAGAACCTCTGGATTCTGGAAGTGTTGAAAGCCCGATTCAACCAGGGGAAAAAACCGGATCTTTTTTTCTACAGAGACACAAACGGCAACGAGGTCGATCTGTTGGTTCGCCAGGGCCGGCAGTTGGTTCCCGTCGAAATCAAATCCGCTGCGACGTTTACGCCCGATTTTTTAAAAGGCGTTGAGCGGTTTCAAAAGGTTGTCGGAGACCGCTGTTTGCCCGGCTTTGTTGTTTACAATGGCAACGAGAGGTTTTCGGTAAAAGGGAATACAGTCCTCAACCCGGTTTTGCATCGAGGGTTGAAAAAAATTTAA
- a CDS encoding DMT family transporter produces MSPNNIPQQVKLDAAVAGPLFMLAAALLFTVLNLLIKLLGPEYTIWHIGFFRFFGGVAVLVLVFARYGNPYRGHNTRLLIIRGCTGSAAFLSLITAIRLLPISTAMVIFYAFPAFSAVFSYLIYGERISKAEIGCIAVVIVGIGILFDFRLEGAFFGQLMALVGAAFAGLTVTLIKTLREKNGPVIIYLYFCTMGTLITLPRFALAPLLPASSVEWAMVLGIVFSSITAQLLMNQGFFYCRGWEGGVFMSSEVVFTAFVGIAFLGDPSSWHFWIGGLFIFGSAVALNRFKASHAKHLRRT; encoded by the coding sequence ATGTCTCCAAACAACATCCCCCAGCAGGTTAAGCTGGATGCCGCCGTAGCCGGCCCCCTTTTCATGCTGGCCGCAGCCCTGCTGTTCACCGTGCTCAACCTGCTGATCAAGCTGCTCGGGCCTGAATACACCATCTGGCACATCGGTTTTTTCCGCTTCTTCGGAGGGGTAGCGGTGCTGGTGCTGGTATTCGCCCGATACGGCAACCCCTACCGCGGCCACAACACGCGGCTGCTGATCATTCGCGGCTGCACCGGCTCGGCGGCCTTTTTATCCCTCATCACCGCCATTCGTCTGCTGCCGATCTCGACGGCCATGGTGATTTTCTACGCCTTTCCAGCTTTTTCGGCCGTATTTTCCTATCTGATATACGGCGAGCGTATCTCCAAAGCGGAAATCGGGTGCATCGCCGTGGTGATCGTCGGCATCGGGATTTTGTTCGACTTCAGACTGGAGGGCGCTTTTTTCGGCCAACTGATGGCCCTTGTCGGTGCCGCCTTTGCAGGCCTCACCGTGACGCTGATCAAAACCCTGCGGGAGAAGAACGGGCCGGTGATCATCTACCTCTATTTTTGCACCATGGGCACGCTGATCACCCTGCCCCGGTTTGCCCTGGCCCCGCTCCTGCCCGCTTCCAGCGTGGAGTGGGCCATGGTGCTGGGCATCGTTTTTTCGTCGATCACGGCCCAATTGCTGATGAACCAGGGGTTTTTCTACTGCAGGGGCTGGGAGGGGGGCGTCTTCATGTCCAGCGAAGTGGTCTTTACCGCCTTCGTGGGAATCGCCTTTTTGGGCGATCCGTCGTCCTGGCATTTCTGGATCGGAGGGCTTTTTATTTTCGGCAGCGCCGTGGCACTCAATCGGTTCAAGGCCAGTCACGCGAAGCATCTGCGCCGCACCTGA
- a CDS encoding isoprenylcysteine carboxylmethyltransferase family protein has protein sequence MPNNETNTCKLAAVDDAQARHGAGAQLISRKPGALALVSGAYVLGGGGMLAWLVFLILGPLFTVPMDLTIPGRLLVDMFLCLLFFVQHSFMVRRRFRVWLTRTVRADFHGALYASVSGFCLLLLIALWQPVGAPLWIPPSPVRWFAAAMFLVAGIVGWWGSRSLGEFDALGVKPALRAMENGAPAGNVPFTVRGPYRWVRHPLYLVSLVIIWAGPVFTLDRLLHNVLWTLWIVIGATMEERDLVNCFGEAYRNYRKTVPMLLPRSVRPLVAETGAKPHNQT, from the coding sequence ATGCCGAATAACGAAACCAATACCTGCAAACTCGCGGCCGTGGACGACGCCCAGGCCAGACACGGTGCCGGCGCGCAGCTCATTTCCCGTAAACCGGGAGCCCTGGCCCTGGTGTCGGGGGCTTATGTGCTCGGCGGCGGGGGCATGCTGGCGTGGCTGGTCTTTCTGATCCTTGGGCCGCTGTTCACCGTACCCATGGACCTGACCATACCCGGACGCCTGCTGGTGGACATGTTCCTGTGTCTGCTGTTTTTCGTCCAGCACAGCTTCATGGTCCGCCGCCGGTTTCGGGTCTGGCTGACCCGCACCGTGCGGGCCGATTTTCACGGCGCTCTGTACGCCTCCGTCTCCGGGTTCTGCCTTTTGCTTTTGATCGCCCTCTGGCAGCCTGTGGGAGCACCGTTGTGGATTCCGCCGTCACCGGTTCGCTGGTTTGCGGCAGCCATGTTTCTGGTTGCCGGTATCGTTGGCTGGTGGGGAAGCCGATCCCTGGGAGAATTCGACGCCCTGGGAGTCAAACCGGCCCTGCGGGCCATGGAAAATGGGGCGCCGGCCGGTAATGTCCCCTTTACCGTCCGCGGCCCCTACCGCTGGGTGCGCCACCCGCTTTACCTGGTCAGTCTGGTTATCATCTGGGCCGGACCGGTGTTTACCCTGGACCGGCTGCTGCACAATGTTCTCTGGACCCTCTGGATCGTAATCGGCGCCACCATGGAGGAACGCGACCTGGTGAACTGCTTCGGCGAAGCCTACCGCAACTATCGGAAAACGGTGCCCATGCTGCTGCCCAGGAGTGTGAGGCCGCTGGTCGCAGAGACAGGTGCAAAACCCCATAATCAAACCTGA
- a CDS encoding M23 family metallopeptidase, with protein MQRIFVVLIAFFCLPISVSAFTLEGQLTQGGMAIGKVDPGAAVRFQGASVRVSPEGLFVVGFSRDAKSTLEIEIQQPSGQVKKHPIHIKKRTYEIQRIDGLPPRKVSPSKEDQVRISKDYALAREARKIDDPRLDFTQPFIWPVIGRISGVYGSQRILNGKPRRPHFGVDIAAPTGTPVKAPADGVVTLVHDDMFYSGGTLIVDHGHGVSTVYMHLHKILVTKGQAVKQGDVIAQVGATGRVTGPHLHWGMNWFETRLDPSLLVPPMPKPVEAKN; from the coding sequence ATGCAACGAATTTTTGTCGTCCTCATCGCTTTTTTCTGTCTACCCATATCCGTGTCGGCGTTCACCCTGGAAGGCCAACTCACCCAGGGCGGCATGGCCATCGGAAAGGTCGATCCCGGTGCTGCCGTTCGCTTCCAGGGGGCGTCCGTGCGGGTCTCACCGGAGGGCCTGTTCGTTGTCGGCTTTTCCCGGGATGCCAAATCAACTCTGGAGATCGAGATCCAACAGCCATCCGGCCAAGTGAAAAAGCATCCTATTCATATTAAAAAACGGACTTACGAAATCCAGCGTATCGACGGGTTGCCGCCGCGCAAGGTGAGCCCGTCGAAAGAGGACCAAGTAAGAATCAGCAAAGATTATGCTCTTGCAAGAGAAGCCCGCAAAATCGACGATCCTCGTCTGGACTTCACCCAGCCTTTCATCTGGCCGGTCATCGGCAGGATCAGCGGTGTTTACGGCAGCCAGCGCATTTTAAACGGCAAACCCAGGCGTCCCCATTTTGGTGTGGACATTGCCGCGCCGACCGGCACCCCGGTAAAGGCGCCGGCCGATGGCGTTGTCACCTTGGTTCACGACGACATGTTCTACTCCGGCGGCACCCTGATCGTGGACCACGGCCACGGCGTTTCCACGGTGTACATGCACCTGCATAAAATCCTGGTAACAAAAGGACAGGCGGTTAAGCAAGGTGACGTGATCGCCCAGGTGGGCGCCACCGGCCGGGTCACCGGTCCCCACCTGCACTGGGGCATGAACTGGTTCGAGACACGGCTGGACCCGTCCCTGCTGGTGCCGCCTATGCCGAAACCGGTAGAAGCCAAAAATTAG
- a CDS encoding MFS transporter: MADTSPHPLLRFRWLIFSILALAYLFVYFHRLSLSVVADHLVEDFNTTAGVMGLLGSIYFYCYAAMQLPAGLLSDSVGPRRTVTTFLVAASAGSILFGMAPNIETAFVGRILVGFGVSMVFIPTMKILSQWYHPHEFASMAGILNAVGGAGVMAATWLLALMTEAFGWRLSFELIGGCTFVLVVLVWLIVRDRPQDKGWPAIADLAATPGAPTAPVQSIPLLAGMRQVISNRHFWPLALWFFFDCGIFFGFGGLWGGPFLMHVYGLSRETAGAVLSMIAWGMILGSPFLGYLSDRVLKSRKKPFIGCTTLLVIGMGVLYLFPTALPLPALYVFFFVFSVCSSSIVVIGFTATKELFPVEIAGTSVGTVNLFPFLGGAVYMPLLGKILDAYPHDPSGAYALEGYTSLLLVLLVSAVVALGCTLMMKETFKR; encoded by the coding sequence ATGGCCGATACCTCTCCCCACCCCCTGTTGCGGTTCCGCTGGCTGATCTTCTCCATTCTGGCTCTGGCCTATCTATTCGTCTATTTTCACCGGCTCTCATTGTCCGTAGTGGCCGATCATCTGGTTGAGGATTTCAACACCACCGCCGGGGTCATGGGTCTGTTGGGATCGATTTATTTTTACTGTTACGCGGCCATGCAGCTTCCGGCGGGCCTGCTCTCCGATTCGGTGGGACCACGGCGAACGGTGACCACCTTTCTGGTGGCGGCCTCGGCCGGCAGTATCCTGTTCGGGATGGCACCCAACATCGAGACGGCCTTTGTGGGCCGCATTCTGGTGGGGTTCGGGGTTTCCATGGTTTTCATTCCCACCATGAAAATTCTCAGCCAGTGGTACCATCCCCACGAATTCGCCTCCATGGCCGGAATTCTCAACGCCGTGGGCGGCGCCGGAGTCATGGCCGCCACCTGGCTGCTGGCCCTGATGACCGAGGCCTTCGGCTGGCGCCTCTCGTTCGAATTGATCGGCGGGTGCACTTTTGTCCTTGTCGTTCTGGTATGGCTGATCGTCCGGGACCGGCCTCAGGACAAGGGCTGGCCGGCCATTGCCGATCTGGCTGCGACGCCGGGGGCTCCGACCGCACCGGTGCAGTCCATTCCCCTGCTGGCCGGCATGCGGCAGGTAATTTCCAACCGCCACTTCTGGCCCCTGGCCTTATGGTTCTTTTTCGATTGCGGCATCTTTTTCGGATTCGGTGGGCTATGGGGCGGGCCCTTTCTGATGCACGTCTATGGTCTTTCCCGTGAAACCGCCGGTGCCGTGCTGAGCATGATCGCCTGGGGCATGATCCTCGGCAGTCCCTTTCTGGGCTACCTTTCCGACCGGGTGCTCAAGAGCCGTAAGAAACCGTTTATCGGCTGCACAACACTCCTGGTGATCGGGATGGGTGTCCTGTACCTGTTTCCCACCGCACTGCCGCTGCCCGCCCTCTATGTCTTCTTCTTTGTATTCTCCGTCTGTTCCTCCTCCATCGTGGTCATCGGATTTACCGCCACAAAGGAGTTGTTTCCGGTTGAGATTGCCGGAACCTCGGTGGGCACCGTCAACCTTTTTCCCTTCCTGGGCGGGGCGGTGTACATGCCCTTGCTGGGCAAGATCCTGGATGCCTATCCCCATGATCCCTCCGGCGCCTATGCCCTGGAGGGGTACACCTCCCTGCTGCTGGTGCTGCTGGTTTCGGCGGTGGTTGCGTTGGGGTGTACTTTGATGATGAAGGAAACGTTTAAGAGGTAG
- the tesB gene encoding acyl-CoA thioesterase II encodes MSVCVEGNVFEELLKLLKLEKIEENIFRGQSQDLGFGNVFGGQVLGQALSAASQTVPEGRLAHSLHGYFMRPGDAAKPIVYTVDCIRDGKSFTTRRVVAVQKGRAIFSMAASFQIDEPGFDHQDEMPKVKGPDGLEPEIVMARKLAESIPEGIREKILCEKPIEIRHVDPINPLAPGKKPPERYVWFRAIGAMPDERAVNQYLLAYASDFNLVGTALYPHGHTFWDPRMQVASLDHAMWFYRDFRMDDWLLYAMQSPSASRARGLSIGRIFTHDGRLVATVAQEGLLRYHEKTKGR; translated from the coding sequence ATGAGTGTTTGCGTTGAAGGCAATGTTTTCGAAGAACTGCTCAAACTGCTCAAGCTTGAAAAAATAGAAGAGAATATTTTCCGGGGTCAGAGCCAGGACCTGGGCTTCGGCAATGTCTTTGGCGGCCAGGTGTTGGGCCAGGCCTTGTCGGCCGCGTCCCAGACCGTGCCCGAAGGCCGGCTGGCTCACAGCCTGCATGGATATTTCATGCGCCCGGGAGATGCCGCCAAACCCATCGTCTACACCGTGGACTGTATCCGGGACGGCAAAAGCTTCACCACCCGCCGGGTGGTGGCCGTGCAGAAAGGCCGGGCCATCTTCTCGATGGCAGCTTCGTTCCAGATTGACGAACCTGGCTTCGACCACCAGGACGAAATGCCCAAAGTAAAAGGGCCGGATGGATTGGAACCGGAAATCGTCATGGCCCGCAAACTGGCCGAAAGCATACCCGAGGGCATTCGGGAAAAAATTCTCTGCGAAAAGCCCATCGAAATCCGCCACGTCGATCCGATAAATCCATTGGCGCCGGGAAAAAAGCCACCGGAAAGGTATGTCTGGTTCCGGGCCATCGGCGCGATGCCCGATGAAAGAGCGGTCAACCAGTACCTGCTGGCCTATGCTTCGGATTTCAACCTGGTGGGTACGGCTTTGTATCCCCACGGCCACACCTTCTGGGACCCGCGGATGCAGGTTGCCAGTCTGGACCATGCCATGTGGTTTTACCGGGATTTTCGCATGGACGACTGGCTGCTTTATGCCATGCAAAGCCCCAGCGCCTCCCGGGCCAGGGGCCTGTCCATCGGCCGCATTTTCACCCATGACGGCCGGCTGGTGGCCACGGTTGCCCAGGAAGGCCTGTTGCGGTATCACGAAAAAACCAAGGGGCGTTAG
- a CDS encoding nitronate monooxygenase family protein → MKTRITELFDIQHPIIQGGMHYVALAELAAAVSNAGGLGIITALTQKTPEDLAKEIARCREMTDNPFGVNLTFLPTVHTVDYPGYVRAIIEGGVKVVETAGRNPEAVLPALKDAGVRVIHKCTSVRHALKAEAIGCDAVSVDGFECGGHPGEDDIPNMVLLPRAAEELKIPFVASGGMADARSLVASLALGAEGINMGTRFIATVEAPVHENVKQAIVAATELDTRLVMRPLRNTERVLNNPAVERLLGKEASLGKDLQFEDIVEEVVGVYPKVMTEGRVDSGVWSCGMVAGLIHDIPTCRQLVDRIMAEAEAIIRQRLEGMI, encoded by the coding sequence ATGAAAACCCGTATCACCGAGTTGTTCGATATTCAGCATCCCATCATCCAGGGCGGCATGCACTACGTGGCCTTGGCCGAACTGGCCGCCGCAGTTTCCAATGCCGGCGGGTTGGGCATCATCACGGCCCTGACCCAGAAGACGCCGGAGGATCTGGCCAAAGAGATCGCCCGCTGCCGGGAGATGACCGACAATCCCTTCGGCGTGAATTTGACCTTTCTGCCCACGGTCCACACGGTGGATTATCCAGGCTATGTCCGTGCCATCATCGAAGGCGGCGTCAAGGTCGTGGAAACCGCCGGCCGCAATCCCGAGGCGGTTTTGCCGGCACTGAAAGATGCCGGTGTCAGGGTGATCCATAAATGTACGTCGGTTCGCCATGCCCTGAAAGCCGAGGCCATCGGCTGCGATGCGGTGTCGGTGGACGGATTCGAGTGCGGCGGCCATCCGGGCGAGGACGACATTCCCAACATGGTTCTCCTGCCCCGGGCCGCCGAAGAACTGAAGATTCCCTTTGTGGCTTCCGGCGGCATGGCCGACGCCCGCAGCCTGGTGGCCTCCCTGGCCTTGGGCGCCGAGGGCATCAACATGGGCACGCGCTTTATCGCTACCGTGGAAGCGCCGGTGCATGAGAACGTCAAGCAGGCTATCGTGGCGGCTACGGAACTGGACACGCGACTGGTGATGCGCCCGTTGCGCAACACGGAACGGGTGCTCAACAACCCGGCCGTCGAGCGCCTGCTGGGAAAAGAGGCCTCCCTGGGCAAAGACTTGCAGTTTGAGGATATCGTCGAGGAGGTGGTGGGGGTTTACCCCAAAGTCATGACGGAAGGACGAGTTGATTCCGGCGTATGGTCCTGCGGCATGGTGGCCGGCCTGATTCACGATATTCCTACCTGCCGGCAGCTTGTCGATCGCATCATGGCCGAAGCCGAGGCCATCATCCGGCAGCGGCTGGAGGGCATGATATAG